One genomic segment of Mesoterricola silvestris includes these proteins:
- the gmk gene encoding guanylate kinase encodes MVLWSQPLNGHSGNVFVLSAPSGTGKSTLAKRLVKDVPDLDFSISFTTRAPRAGETDGKDYFFVDDATFDRMIRTGGLVEWVEVYGHKYGTGKEWVSAHLAAGKDILLDIETQGARNVHGTLPDAVMIFLIPPSAEELSNRLRSRGRDPEAEIQVRLDYAKHELCEYPAYDYLVVNDTLDRAYRDLESIVLATRLRRERMGDTAQRILEGF; translated from the coding sequence ATGGTTCTTTGGAGCCAACCCTTGAACGGACATTCCGGGAACGTATTCGTCCTCTCCGCACCCTCGGGAACCGGGAAATCCACCTTGGCCAAGCGGCTGGTAAAGGACGTCCCTGATCTTGATTTTTCCATATCCTTCACCACCCGGGCCCCGCGGGCCGGGGAAACGGACGGCAAGGACTATTTCTTCGTGGACGACGCCACCTTCGACCGCATGATCCGCACCGGCGGCCTGGTGGAGTGGGTGGAGGTGTACGGGCATAAGTATGGCACTGGCAAGGAATGGGTTTCCGCCCACCTGGCGGCCGGCAAGGACATCCTCCTGGACATCGAGACCCAGGGGGCCCGGAACGTCCACGGGACCCTTCCGGACGCGGTGATGATCTTCCTCATCCCCCCCTCGGCGGAGGAACTGTCCAACCGGCTGAGGAGCCGCGGGCGGGATCCCGAAGCGGAGATCCAGGTGAGGCTGGATTATGCAAAGCATGAACTGTGCGAGTACCCGGCATATGACTATCTTGTAGTGAACGACACGCTGGACCGGGCCTACCGGGATCTGGAATCCATCGTGCTCGCCACCCGCCTCCGGCGGGAGCGGATGGGCGATACGGCGCAACGGATACTTGAAGGATTCTGA
- a CDS encoding S41 family peptidase, producing MARWFKSSWIWMVIGVTVAVYAPLAGRTGDEKARQRSLDTLTEIMGLVQKQAVDPPAPKQVSHASISGMLHTLDPHSYYMDESEFRTMREDQRGSFFGIGSIIQQQPDGVVVVSTVRGGPSEKVGIRAGDFIREVDGKSTEGLTSSAVVQKLRGDKGTVVEVAVQRAGFPGLIRFPITRSEIPSNSVQYAFMLTPTTGLIAIKDFGETTSEEFEKAVRNLKAQGMTDLLLDLRNNGGGMLDAATGICRQLLGSGELIVTQKGRDGQDVQETRTPKGSVLDNFPIVILINRSTASASEIVTGAVQDHDRGVVVGQTSWGKGLVQAVMPINRTRGLALTTARYYTPSGRCIQRDYQHGIDDYLLPEDPKEPLGDKGPVYKTDLGRTVYGGGGITPDYTVENAKLTTFVGNLRFRTSAFFKYAVIQKEKHGIKPQQAPDDELMKSFRAWMKDQKIECTDAEWNDPANQAEMRDQLAMEMQNVAYGMEAGFKYICTRDPQVKKALEVMPEAAAMLKKKVLSMKGAKDSPLVARN from the coding sequence ATGGCGCGTTGGTTCAAGAGCAGCTGGATCTGGATGGTCATCGGGGTCACGGTGGCGGTCTACGCCCCCCTGGCGGGACGCACCGGGGACGAGAAGGCCCGCCAGCGGTCCCTCGACACCCTCACGGAGATCATGGGCCTGGTGCAGAAGCAGGCGGTGGACCCCCCGGCGCCCAAGCAGGTCTCCCACGCCTCCATCTCCGGCATGCTCCACACCCTGGATCCCCACTCCTACTACATGGACGAATCCGAGTTCCGCACCATGCGCGAGGACCAGCGGGGCTCCTTCTTCGGCATCGGCTCCATCATCCAGCAGCAGCCCGACGGGGTGGTGGTGGTGAGCACGGTGCGCGGCGGGCCCTCGGAAAAGGTGGGCATCCGCGCCGGGGACTTCATCCGCGAAGTGGACGGCAAGAGCACCGAAGGCCTCACCAGTTCCGCCGTGGTGCAGAAGCTCCGGGGCGACAAGGGCACCGTGGTGGAGGTGGCCGTGCAGAGGGCGGGCTTCCCCGGCCTCATCCGCTTCCCCATCACCCGCAGCGAGATCCCCTCCAACAGCGTCCAGTACGCCTTCATGCTCACGCCCACCACGGGGCTCATCGCCATCAAGGACTTCGGGGAGACCACCTCGGAGGAGTTCGAGAAGGCCGTGCGCAACCTCAAGGCCCAGGGCATGACCGATCTCCTCCTGGACCTGCGCAACAACGGCGGCGGCATGCTGGACGCGGCCACGGGCATCTGCCGGCAGCTCCTGGGCTCGGGCGAGCTCATCGTCACCCAGAAGGGCCGCGACGGCCAGGACGTGCAGGAGACCCGCACCCCCAAGGGCTCCGTGCTGGACAACTTCCCCATCGTCATCCTCATCAACCGCAGCACCGCCTCGGCCTCGGAGATCGTCACCGGCGCCGTGCAGGACCACGACCGCGGCGTGGTGGTGGGCCAGACCAGCTGGGGCAAGGGCCTCGTGCAGGCCGTCATGCCCATCAACCGCACCCGGGGCCTGGCCCTGACCACCGCCCGCTACTACACCCCCTCGGGCCGGTGCATCCAGCGCGACTACCAGCACGGCATCGACGACTACCTGCTGCCCGAGGACCCCAAGGAGCCCCTGGGCGACAAGGGGCCCGTGTACAAGACCGACCTGGGCCGCACCGTCTACGGCGGCGGCGGCATCACCCCCGACTACACGGTGGAGAACGCCAAGCTCACCACCTTCGTGGGCAACCTCCGGTTCCGCACCAGCGCCTTCTTCAAATACGCCGTGATCCAGAAGGAGAAGCACGGCATCAAGCCCCAGCAGGCCCCCGACGACGAGCTCATGAAGTCCTTCCGCGCCTGGATGAAGGACCAGAAGATCGAATGCACCGACGCGGAGTGGAACGACCCCGCGAACCAGGCCGAGATGCGCGACCAGCTGGCCATGGAGATGCAGAACGTCGCCTACGGCATGGAAGCCGGGTTCAAGTACATCTGCACCCGCGACCCCCAGGTGAAAAAGGCCCTGGAGGTCATGCCCGAGGCCGCGGCCATGCTCAAGAAGAAGGTCCTCTCCATGAAGGGCGCCAAGGATTCCCCGCTGGTCGCGCGGAACTGA
- a CDS encoding 3'-5' exonuclease: MSQSLLFIDTETGGLDPRKHSLLSVALVVGDAGGVANSLEILIRHEPYVVSAGGMKVNRIDLVKHTAAALEPDMALGVMNVFLDQHFPHLCKPITLAGHNVGFDQAFLGAFVEGLGHKLEPRFSHRVVDTHSLAAALRDAGKLPLENLGSSALFDHFGIEVPEDKRHTALGDALATFELYWKLVGLMR; encoded by the coding sequence ATGAGCCAATCCCTGCTCTTCATCGACACCGAGACCGGCGGGCTGGATCCCCGGAAGCACAGCCTCCTGAGCGTGGCCCTGGTGGTGGGCGACGCCGGCGGGGTCGCCAACAGCCTGGAGATCCTCATCCGCCACGAGCCCTACGTGGTTTCGGCCGGGGGCATGAAGGTCAACCGCATCGACCTGGTGAAGCACACCGCCGCCGCCCTGGAGCCGGACATGGCCCTGGGCGTGATGAATGTCTTCCTGGACCAGCACTTCCCCCACCTGTGCAAGCCCATCACCCTGGCCGGGCACAACGTCGGCTTCGACCAGGCCTTCCTGGGCGCCTTCGTGGAAGGCCTGGGGCACAAGCTCGAACCCCGCTTCAGCCACCGGGTGGTGGACACCCACAGCCTGGCCGCGGCCCTGCGGGACGCCGGCAAGCTGCCCCTGGAGAACCTGGGCTCCTCCGCCCTCTTCGACCACTTCGGCATCGAGGTGCCCGAGGACAAGCGCCACACGGCCCTGGGCGACGCCCTGGCGACCTTCGAACTGTACTGGAAGCTCGTGGGGCTCATGCGATGA
- a CDS encoding ABC transporter ATP-binding protein, whose protein sequence is MTGLALSIKDLHKTYTGAEHPVFDGFSMAVEPGELCAIVGVSGVGKTTLLNCVAGLDRWEGGTIEVGGDPVPMGRPEASALFRREHVGLAFQQPHLLPEFTVEENLLMPIRIAGEVTPAHHAWVAELLDTVGLAGLGGRLPGTLSGGQAARVGLARALARKPGLWLLDEPTGNLDPATALEVFEFLLRLHQDLRPTTLLVTHNMALAERCGRTLRLGPEEPRQG, encoded by the coding sequence ATGACGGGGCTGGCCCTTTCCATCAAGGATCTCCACAAGACCTACACCGGCGCCGAACACCCGGTGTTCGACGGGTTCTCCATGGCGGTGGAGCCCGGCGAACTGTGCGCCATCGTGGGCGTGTCGGGGGTGGGCAAGACCACCCTGCTCAATTGCGTGGCCGGACTGGACCGCTGGGAGGGCGGCACCATCGAGGTGGGCGGTGACCCGGTCCCCATGGGCCGGCCCGAGGCCTCCGCCCTCTTCCGGCGCGAGCACGTGGGCCTGGCCTTCCAGCAGCCCCACCTGCTGCCCGAATTCACGGTGGAGGAGAACCTCCTCATGCCCATCCGCATCGCCGGGGAGGTCACCCCCGCCCACCACGCGTGGGTGGCGGAGCTCCTGGACACCGTAGGGCTGGCTGGCCTGGGCGGGCGCCTGCCTGGCACCCTCTCCGGTGGCCAGGCCGCCCGGGTGGGACTGGCCCGGGCCCTGGCCCGCAAGCCGGGCCTCTGGCTCCTGGACGAGCCCACGGGGAACCTGGACCCCGCCACCGCCCTGGAAGTCTTCGAATTCCTCCTGCGGCTGCACCAGGATCTGAGGCCCACCACGCTGCTGGTGACCCACAACATGGCGCTGGCCGAGCGGTGTGGCCGGACCCTGCGCCTGGGCCCGGAGGAGCCTCGGCAGGGATGA
- a CDS encoding ABC transporter permease: MTSFEAFVANRYLHTRKKGAFVRVMVRFARWGIALGVFAMVVALAIANGLMEEIQANLFSATGHFTVAHLEGEIPDTQAALARIRSTPGVVAASPMRMDHGLVRPTNSDAPPSPLLLKGVDPASAHGTSRIFDSLEPGPVESLKEGEILLGATLAKDLGLRIGDPVAVVFMRLDLGLSGLQPKMAAYKVAGIFTSHIGEYDKAWGFIHINDSMRLATSDQAEFIEVRAASIDAIERTKPAVLEALNHGAKGPWLAQDLRDTNRALFAALRVEKWMMAAIFSLIVLIAVFNIVASLVLLVTEKRRDLGVLLALGATPGQVQRLFELQGLRIGAVGTLWGLAVSVPLCLVADKYKLIKLPSAVYDFITYVPLRLSLFDILAVAVFPLLVAWAASRYPARRASRVDPVDALRAE, translated from the coding sequence GTGACCTCCTTCGAGGCCTTCGTCGCCAACCGGTACCTCCACACCCGCAAGAAGGGCGCCTTCGTGCGCGTCATGGTGCGCTTCGCGCGCTGGGGCATCGCCCTGGGGGTCTTCGCCATGGTGGTGGCCCTGGCCATCGCCAATGGGCTCATGGAGGAGATCCAGGCCAATCTCTTCTCCGCCACGGGGCACTTCACGGTGGCGCACCTGGAGGGGGAGATCCCCGACACCCAGGCCGCCCTGGCCCGCATCCGCAGCACCCCCGGGGTGGTGGCGGCGAGCCCCATGCGCATGGACCACGGCCTGGTTCGGCCCACGAATTCCGACGCCCCCCCTTCCCCGCTGCTGCTCAAGGGCGTGGACCCGGCCTCGGCCCACGGCACCTCGCGCATCTTCGATTCCCTGGAGCCCGGGCCGGTGGAGAGCCTCAAGGAGGGGGAGATCCTCCTGGGCGCCACGCTGGCCAAGGACCTGGGCCTGCGCATCGGCGACCCGGTGGCGGTGGTCTTCATGCGGCTGGACCTGGGCCTCTCCGGCCTCCAGCCCAAGATGGCCGCCTACAAGGTCGCGGGGATCTTCACGAGCCACATCGGCGAGTACGACAAGGCCTGGGGCTTCATCCACATCAACGATTCCATGCGCCTGGCCACCAGCGACCAGGCCGAGTTCATCGAGGTGCGCGCCGCCAGCATCGACGCCATCGAGCGCACCAAGCCCGCGGTGCTGGAGGCCCTCAACCACGGCGCCAAGGGGCCCTGGCTCGCCCAGGACCTGCGCGACACCAACCGGGCCCTCTTCGCGGCGCTGCGGGTGGAGAAGTGGATGATGGCGGCCATCTTCTCGCTCATCGTGCTCATCGCCGTCTTCAATATCGTGGCCAGCCTGGTGCTCCTGGTGACGGAGAAGCGCCGGGACCTGGGCGTCCTGCTGGCCCTGGGCGCCACCCCGGGCCAGGTCCAGCGGCTCTTCGAGCTGCAGGGGCTGCGCATCGGCGCCGTGGGCACCCTTTGGGGCCTGGCGGTGTCCGTGCCGCTGTGCCTGGTGGCCGACAAATACAAGCTCATCAAGCTGCCGTCGGCGGTGTACGACTTCATCACCTACGTGCCCCTGCGCCTGAGCCTTTTCGACATCCTCGCGGTGGCGGTCTTCCCGCTGCTGGTGGCCTGGGCCGCCTCCCGGTACCCGGCGCGCCGGGCCTCGAGGGTGGATCCCGTGGACGCCCTGCGGGCCGAGTGA
- the murB gene encoding UDP-N-acetylmuramate dehydrogenase, which translates to MKPWPDDLLAIPHRRDVPFAKLTTLGVGGICRWLFEPVDEAQAQAFVRACAREGLPRRVLGGGSNLVVLGDVETPVVRLKFPPEVRREGLEVHAPASYGHIRLSGDTAAMGLSGMEYASGIPGSVGGALHMNAGAYGRETVDVLARFRFLTPEGDLVEKAPEPGEFRYRWSFLGEGRIALGLVVRLAEGDPVAIRARVEEYRQKRGTSQPLHKRNAGCVFKNPPGQSAGRLIDQAGLKGFRVGDAEVSPEHGNFLVNLGGASASDFRELMARVREKVLDGFGIELEPEVEIW; encoded by the coding sequence ATGAAGCCCTGGCCCGACGATCTCCTGGCGATCCCCCACCGGCGGGACGTGCCCTTCGCGAAGCTCACGACCCTGGGGGTGGGGGGGATCTGCCGGTGGCTCTTCGAGCCCGTGGACGAGGCCCAGGCCCAGGCCTTCGTCAGGGCCTGCGCCCGTGAGGGCCTCCCCCGGCGCGTGCTGGGCGGCGGCAGCAACCTGGTGGTCCTGGGGGATGTGGAGACCCCCGTGGTGCGCCTGAAATTCCCTCCGGAGGTGCGCCGGGAAGGCCTGGAGGTGCACGCGCCGGCCTCGTACGGCCACATCCGCCTCAGCGGCGACACGGCGGCCATGGGCCTTTCGGGCATGGAGTACGCCTCGGGCATCCCCGGCTCCGTGGGGGGCGCCCTGCACATGAACGCCGGGGCCTACGGCCGGGAGACGGTGGACGTCCTGGCCCGGTTCCGGTTCCTCACCCCCGAGGGGGACCTGGTGGAGAAGGCCCCGGAGCCGGGGGAGTTCCGCTACCGGTGGAGCTTCCTGGGGGAGGGCCGCATCGCCCTGGGCCTGGTGGTGCGCCTGGCCGAGGGGGATCCCGTCGCCATCCGCGCGCGGGTGGAGGAGTACCGGCAAAAGCGCGGCACCAGCCAGCCCCTGCACAAGCGCAACGCCGGGTGCGTGTTCAAGAACCCCCCGGGCCAGAGCGCGGGGCGCCTCATCGACCAGGCCGGGCTCAAGGGCTTCCGGGTGGGCGACGCCGAGGTGAGCCCGGAGCACGGCAACTTCCTGGTGAACCTGGGGGGGGCCAGCGCCTCGGATTTCCGGGAGCTCATGGCCCGGGTCCGCGAGAAAGTGCTGGACGGCTTCGGCATTGAACTCGAACCTGAAGTGGAAATCTGGTAA
- a CDS encoding methylated-DNA--[protein]-cysteine S-methyltransferase: protein MERFLDFPTALGVCRLRWTERGVRSLTFGVEHEPGDPPPPWVAEAVQALSAHLAGAEASLDGIPLDLEGLPPFRRRVMDVLRSTRPGQTLTYGAVALLAGSPGAARAVGQAVARNPLPILVPCHRVLASDGPGGFSLFGSLEAKARLLALEGVRLRHN from the coding sequence ATGGAACGGTTCCTGGACTTTCCCACGGCCCTGGGGGTCTGCCGGCTGCGGTGGACGGAGCGGGGGGTGCGCTCCCTGACCTTCGGCGTGGAGCACGAGCCGGGGGATCCGCCTCCCCCCTGGGTGGCGGAGGCGGTCCAGGCCCTCTCGGCCCATCTGGCGGGGGCGGAGGCCTCCCTGGACGGGATCCCCCTGGACCTGGAGGGGCTGCCCCCCTTCCGGCGAAGGGTGATGGACGTCCTCCGGTCCACCCGCCCCGGGCAGACCCTCACCTACGGGGCCGTGGCCCTGCTGGCGGGATCGCCGGGGGCGGCCCGGGCCGTGGGCCAGGCCGTGGCCCGGAACCCCCTGCCCATCCTGGTGCCCTGCCACCGGGTCCTGGCCTCGGACGGCCCGGGCGGGTTCTCCCTGTTCGGGAGCCTCGAGGCCAAGGCGCGCCTTCTGGCGCTCGAAGGCGTGCGGCTCCGGCATAATTGA
- the ruvX gene encoding Holliday junction resolvase RuvX, which yields MAHMRWMGLDHGTKNIGIAFTDDLEILASPFEVWPNQGEASLARLARLAKEEGAQALLVGLPLHKDGAESATAPLARKFGEALRDRTGLPLVFWDERLTSVEAERLLAARGVKAKDRKARLDAAAAAVMLADLIETRRAKGRAVGSAEV from the coding sequence ATGGCACATATGCGCTGGATGGGCCTGGACCACGGAACCAAGAACATCGGGATCGCCTTCACGGACGATCTGGAGATCCTCGCCTCCCCCTTCGAGGTGTGGCCCAACCAGGGCGAGGCCTCCCTGGCGCGCCTGGCCCGGCTCGCGAAGGAGGAGGGCGCCCAGGCCCTCCTGGTGGGCCTGCCCCTGCACAAGGACGGCGCCGAAAGCGCCACGGCCCCCCTGGCCCGGAAATTCGGGGAGGCCCTGCGGGACCGCACCGGGCTCCCCCTGGTGTTCTGGGACGAGCGGCTCACCAGCGTCGAGGCCGAGCGGCTCCTGGCGGCCCGGGGCGTGAAGGCCAAGGACCGCAAGGCCAGGCTGGACGCCGCGGCCGCGGCGGTGATGCTCGCCGATCTCATCGAGACGCGCAGGGCGAAGGGCAGGGCGGTGGGGAGCGCCGAGGTCTGA